The following proteins are encoded in a genomic region of Anabas testudineus chromosome 13, fAnaTes1.2, whole genome shotgun sequence:
- the si:ch211-137a8.4 gene encoding dentin matrix acidic phosphoprotein 1: MAATEASTAPVVQEDGKTAESKPAEAEQPAKNANANSETVNSEVVDKDGTTVNNDVVDNKETVNNDTAATAAAGTEEGEGAANNEAAPPQSSENAPSAEPKTSFLDSFLNKSGLGKVMGGRKKKEHSTTAGGAGEENAAEGGDKEKEGEKGGEETAAAEGGTEGGAEGEAAIEKAPEDGEKEEEKKAEKGKPVESKSTVRDLIRKPVARIFSHRSTEKKDGAAAEPPKQVVRSKSLDRLEDPEALNTTADSTTEEGGAVGGAEGGTEGGTEEQKASSSTATKHMKRWHSFKKLMAQKAHKKSGGGGEEGKEDGAEGGEGGGGDSSTLDSKESGQKRWKLKRSWTFQGLKRDPSMVGISGKAKGSDKESADNAKPEEAAAAGAEGGEEAKAEGGAEEAKTEGGEEKEKAEGAEEEKAATAGGGTVTHHANEIWTSFKKRVIPKSKRANTECAPSGEDDAAAAAASEDGAAEEGKDGKSAKAKRTHFGRAVSLKNFIMRKGKSTSVDLGEGAKEEEEEEAAEGGVAAEGGEAAEGGEADGEAATAAKETNEQDTAEAEKTPAEGSGEEAVKEPEKTPADAPVTNGENGCSNGTVEENATHNHQAEEKTTGSSPVKKSKEVGGVKEEANAKIINATAAVNSD; encoded by the exons ATGGCGGCGACAGAAGCCAGCACGGCGCCAGTGGTTCAGGAAGACGGGAAAACTGCTGAGAGCAAGCCAGCAGAAGCAGAGCAACCGGCTAAAAACGCTAACGCCAACTCAGAGACTGTCAACAGTGAAGTTGTCGATAAAGATGGTACCACTGTGAACAACGACGTGGTCGATAACAAAGAGACAGTGAACAACGACACAGctgcaacagctgcagcaggaaccgaggagggagaaggagcaGCGAACAATGAGGCAGCACCTCCTCAGAGCTCGGAAAATGCCCCTTCTGCTGAACCCAAGACCTCATTCCTGGACTCCTTCCTCAACAAGAGCGGCCTGGGGAAGGTGATgggaggaaggaagaagaaggaacACAGCACaactgcaggaggagcaggagaggagaatgCAGCTGAAGGAGGcgacaaagaaaaagaaggagaaaagggAGGTGAGgagactgcagcagctgaaggaggCACAGAGGGCGGTGCAGAGGGAGAGGCCGCCATAGAGAAAGCTCCAGAAGAtggggagaaagaggaggagaagaaagcagAGAAGGGCAAACCAGTGGAGAGTAAATCCACGGTTCGAGATCTGATCAGGAAGCCGGTGGCGAGGATCTTTTCCCACCGCAGTACCGAGAAGAAGGACGGTGCCGCTGCAGAACCCCCCAAACAAGTAGTCCGGTCCAAGTCCCTGGATCGACTGGAAGATCCAGAAGCACTTAACACCACAGCAGATTCTAccacagaggagggaggagcagtaggaggagcagagggaggcaCAGAGGGAGGCACGGAGGAGCAGAAAGCCTCCTCCTCAACAGCCACGAAGCACATGAAGCGCTGGCACTCCTTCAAGAAGCTCATGGCTCAGAAGGCACACAagaagagtggaggaggaggagaagaagggaaGGAAGAcggagcagagggaggagaaggtggCGGTGGAGACTCCTCCACATTAGACTCCAAGGAGTCGGGGCAGAAGAGGTGGAAGCTGAAACGCTCCTGGACCTTCCAGGGCCTAAAGAGGGACCCGTCCATGGTTGGTATCAGCGGAAAGGCCAAAGGCTCAGACAAAGAGTCTGCTGACAACGCAAAGCCAGAGGAGGCAGCAGCGGCCGGAgctgagggaggagaagaggccaaagcagaaggaggagcagaagaggcCAAGACGGAGGGGggtgaggagaaggagaaggcagagggagcagaggaggagaaggcagCGACAGCAGGAGGTGGGACAGTGACACATCACGCCAACGAGATCTGGACCTCGTTCAAGAAACGTGTTATCCCCAAGTCCAAACGAGCCAACACAGAGTGCGCCCCCAGTGGGGAGGATGAcgcagctgcagctgctgcctcag AGGACGGCGCAGCAGAGGAAGGCAAAGACGGCAAGTCAGCCAAGGCCAAGCGCACACATTTTGGTCGTGCAGTTTCCCTGAAGAACTTCATCATGCGAAAGGGTAAGTCCACCAGTGTGGACCTGGGTGAGGGCgccaaagaggaggaggaggaggaggctgcagagGGTGGAGTAGCAGCAGAGGgtggagaagcagcagagggtGGAGAAGCAGACGGCGAAGCTGCCACAGCGGCCAAGGAGACCAATGAACAAGATACAGCGGAGGCTGAGAAGACACCGGCAGAGGGGAGCGGAGAGGAGGCGGTGAAGGAGCCAGAGAAGACACCGGCCGACGCTCCGGTGACGAATGGAGAGAACGGCTGCTCCAATGGTACGGTGGAGGAGAACGCCACACACAATCACCAGGCGGAGGAGAAGACAACGGGGAGCAGCCCCGTTAAGAAAAGCAAGGAGGTAGGAGGAGTGAAAGAGGAGGCCAACGCCAAGATCATCAACGCTACTGCAGCTGTGAACAGCG ACTAA